The Megalops cyprinoides isolate fMegCyp1 chromosome 19, fMegCyp1.pri, whole genome shotgun sequence genome has a window encoding:
- the haus7 gene encoding HAUS augmin-like complex subunit 7, with amino-acid sequence MAGTLKEKELAERLYSTLQVLGCPLVEGLFLQGADSMEDLLCTPSLHRTDILKWICASCCPSLKDKFSTLRSTQADAMNQEMVRFGHDLMLCKLDDLDLIKGLAPPLQQLQFLEQLLALIPEKCTERSIVEPSPSGVELSVAEVVQRNEKLLGELMSPIHMPELLQLLFPSCCPWSADLREILRCKASQSKMGQQRSGCVKPEDHAVPVRALLQSTRDTVEELQNECIFLQSNAASPSPALSPCALRLVISDLSHLMLAFSQSFNTEFRGYCHRKPPALSPNSSSFCTVHQLLHTCNQELRALQQLSDTSSTMVTALTQVQMERMYWGEGQKHTLPTKLEELKKKYTDFLSLHQQ; translated from the exons ATGGCGGGTACTTTGAAGGAGAAAGAGCTCGCTGAGCGACTTTACAGTACTCTACAG GTCCTGGggtgccccctggtggaagGTCTGTTTTTGCAGGGAGCGGACAGCATGGAAGATCTGCTGTGCACTCCCTCCCTGCACCGCACCGACATTCTCAAATGGATCTGTGCTAG CTGTTGCCCATCACTTAAGGACAAGTTCTCCACTCTCAGATCAACGCAGGCCGACGCCATGAATCAAG AAATGGTGCGTTTTGGCCACGACTTGATGCTCTGTAAACTTGATGACTTGGATCTGATCAAG ggcttGGCTCCACCCCTGCAGCAGCTTCAGTTCttggagcagctgctggctcTGATCCCGGAAAAGTGCACAGAGCGAAGCATTGTGGAGCCCTCCCCATCTGG GGTAGAGCTGAGTGTGGCTGAGGTGGTGCAAAGGAATGAGAAGCTCCTCGGGGAGTTGATGTCCCCCATTCACATGCctgagctgctccagctcctgttCCCCTCCTGCTGCCCCTGGAGTGCAGACCTGAGGGAGATACTCCGCTGCAAAGCCTCCCAGAGCAAGAT GGGTCAGCAAAGGTCAGGTTGCGTCAAGCCTGAGGACCATGCAGTCCCAGTGAGGGCTTTGCTGCAGTCGACTCGGGACACAGTGGAGGAGTTGCAGAATGAG TGTATATTCCTGCAGTCAAATGCGGCCTCTCCCAGCCCAGCTCTGTCTCCGTGTGCACTGCGCCTGGTCATATCTGACCTGTCCCATCTCATGCTGGCCTTCAGCCAGTCCTTCAACACAGAGTTCAGAGGCTACTGCCACAGGAAGCCCCCAGCCCTCTCCCCCAATTCCAGCAGCTTCTGCACCGTGCACCAGCTCCTGCACACCTGCAACCAG GAGCTGCGGGCTCTTCAGCAGCTGTCAGACACCTCCAGCACGATGGTAACAGCATTGACGCAGGTGCAGATGGAGAGGATGTActggggagagggacagaagcACACTTTGC CCACCAAATTGGAAGagctgaagaaaaaatacacagactttctctctctgcatcagcAGTGA